From Cellulomonas oligotrophica, a single genomic window includes:
- a CDS encoding MalY/PatB family protein, whose amino-acid sequence MVTPFDVPLAQLRARQSLKWRTYAPDVLPMFVAEMDVSAPEPVVRAVHDAMAAGDTGYDHGTRYAEAFAEFALERHGWDVPVARTRMVPDVMIGIVEVLGVLTHPGDAVVITTPVYPPFRAFLEHAGLHVVAVPLTEAGRLDLDALDAAFVDARAMLLCHPQNPTGTLHSAAELSALGELAARHHVRIVSDEIHAPLVLGDEPFVSATTAIPHAIALHSASKAFNLAGLKAAVAVPGAEAGADLARMPEIVGHGVSQIGVVAHVAAYREGGAWLDAALEQIRANVATVGRTLAERLPAARWTPPASTYFAWLDLRGCVPPDVDPARVLLQEGDLAVNSGPTFGTQGAGFVRMNLATSSDVLAEGLDRLVGTLG is encoded by the coding sequence ATGGTGACCCCGTTCGACGTGCCGCTGGCGCAGCTGCGCGCACGGCAGTCCCTGAAGTGGCGCACGTACGCCCCCGACGTGCTGCCGATGTTCGTCGCGGAGATGGACGTCAGCGCGCCCGAGCCGGTGGTGCGTGCCGTGCACGACGCGATGGCCGCGGGCGACACCGGCTACGACCACGGCACCCGGTACGCGGAGGCCTTCGCGGAGTTCGCGCTCGAGCGGCACGGCTGGGACGTGCCCGTGGCGCGCACGCGGATGGTGCCGGACGTGATGATCGGGATCGTCGAGGTGCTCGGCGTGCTGACCCACCCGGGCGACGCGGTGGTCATCACGACGCCGGTGTACCCGCCGTTCCGCGCGTTCCTCGAGCACGCGGGCCTGCACGTGGTGGCCGTCCCGCTCACGGAGGCGGGCCGCCTCGACCTCGACGCGCTCGACGCGGCGTTCGTCGACGCCCGGGCGATGCTGCTGTGCCACCCGCAGAACCCGACGGGGACGCTGCACTCGGCGGCGGAGCTGTCGGCGCTCGGCGAGCTGGCCGCGCGGCACCACGTGCGGATCGTGTCCGACGAGATCCACGCCCCGCTGGTGCTCGGCGACGAGCCGTTCGTGTCGGCGACCACCGCGATCCCGCACGCGATCGCGCTGCACTCGGCGTCGAAGGCGTTCAACCTCGCGGGCCTCAAGGCGGCCGTGGCCGTACCGGGCGCCGAGGCCGGGGCGGACCTGGCACGCATGCCGGAGATCGTCGGGCACGGGGTCAGCCAGATCGGGGTCGTCGCGCACGTGGCCGCGTACCGCGAGGGCGGCGCCTGGCTGGACGCCGCCCTGGAGCAGATCCGCGCCAACGTCGCGACGGTCGGCCGTACGCTCGCCGAGCGGCTGCCGGCGGCCCGGTGGACCCCGCCCGCGTCGACGTACTTCGCGTGGCTGGACCTGCGCGGGTGCGTGCCGCCCGACGTCGACCCGGCGCGGGTGCTGCTGCAGGAGGGCGATCTGGCCGTGAACTCGGGCCCGACCTTCGGGACGCAGGGCGCGGGCTTCGTGCGGATGAACCTGGCCACGTCGTCGGACGTCCTCGCCGAGGGGCTCGACCGGCTGGTCGGCACGCTGGGCTGA
- the gcvT gene encoding glycine cleavage system aminomethyltransferase GcvT, with product MTQDAPTPDLLSPLHDEHVALDAALTSFAGWQMPLRYTSDIAEHTAVRTAAGLFDLSHMGEIGVDGPDAGAFLDRALVGNLAGLRVHGARYTMIVAPDGGVIDDLVVYRTGESAYLVVANASNHTVVLAELRERAAATGLDVQVDDRSAATALIAVQGPRALEIALALPGLAPDPAGPEGVTLETLKYYACLPVRLDGEPALVARTGYTGEDGFEFFLAADRAPALWRALLELGAPLGLVPAGLSARDSLRLEAGMPLYGNELDRTTTPHDAGLGRVVRLDKVDASGEPVPFVGRDALAARATSAPARVLVGLQGLGRRAARHGYAVLASTAPDAPAVGTVTSGAPSPTLGHPVAMAYVTPEVSAEGTELAVDVRGRREPVRVVPMPFYRRPR from the coding sequence ATGACGCAGGACGCCCCGACCCCCGACCTGCTGTCCCCGCTGCACGACGAGCACGTGGCGCTCGACGCCGCGCTGACGTCGTTCGCCGGGTGGCAGATGCCGCTGCGGTACACGTCGGACATCGCCGAGCACACGGCGGTCCGCACGGCCGCCGGGCTGTTCGACCTGTCGCACATGGGCGAGATCGGCGTCGACGGCCCGGACGCGGGCGCGTTCCTCGACCGGGCGCTCGTCGGCAACCTCGCGGGCCTGCGGGTGCACGGTGCGCGCTACACGATGATCGTCGCCCCCGACGGCGGCGTGATCGACGACCTGGTGGTCTACCGCACCGGTGAGAGCGCGTACCTCGTCGTCGCGAACGCCTCGAACCACACGGTGGTGCTCGCCGAGCTGCGCGAGCGCGCCGCCGCGACGGGCCTGGACGTGCAGGTCGACGACCGCTCCGCCGCCACGGCGCTGATCGCGGTGCAGGGCCCGCGCGCGCTGGAGATCGCGCTCGCGCTGCCCGGCCTCGCGCCCGACCCGGCCGGCCCGGAGGGCGTCACGCTGGAGACGCTGAAGTACTACGCGTGCCTGCCCGTGCGCCTGGACGGCGAGCCGGCGCTCGTCGCCCGCACCGGGTACACGGGCGAGGACGGGTTCGAGTTCTTCCTCGCCGCCGACCGCGCCCCGGCCCTGTGGCGGGCGCTCCTCGAGCTCGGCGCCCCCCTCGGCCTGGTGCCCGCAGGGCTGTCCGCGCGCGACAGCCTGCGGCTCGAGGCGGGCATGCCGCTGTACGGCAACGAGCTGGACCGCACCACGACCCCGCACGACGCCGGCCTCGGCCGCGTGGTGCGGCTGGACAAGGTCGACGCGTCCGGCGAGCCCGTGCCGTTCGTCGGCCGCGACGCGCTCGCCGCCCGCGCCACGTCGGCCCCGGCCCGCGTGCTCGTGGGGCTGCAGGGTCTGGGCCGGCGCGCCGCGCGGCACGGGTACGCGGTGCTGGCCTCGACCGCGCCCGACGCACCCGCGGTCGGCACGGTCACGTCGGGGGCCCCGTCGCCGACGCTCGGCCACCCGGTCGCGATGGCGTACGTGACGCCCGAGGTGTCCGCGGAGGGCACCGAGCTGGCCGTCGACGTGCGCGGCCGGCGTGAACCCGTGCGCGTCGTGCCGATGCCCTTCTACCGTCGTCCTCGATGA
- a CDS encoding Hsp20/alpha crystallin family protein — protein sequence MATRFDPFQEMDRVLGQMLAADRASAGMPMDLYRDGDHYVLHVDLPGADPGTIDVAVEDRTLTIRANRSGRTEHDVQWLAKERPAGTYARQLTVGRGLALDRISATYADGVLTLTIPVAEEAKPRRIEVQHGSAATSIEAAPAGTAG from the coding sequence GTGGCTACTCGATTCGACCCGTTCCAGGAGATGGACCGAGTCCTCGGGCAGATGCTCGCCGCCGACCGCGCGTCGGCCGGGATGCCGATGGACCTGTACCGGGACGGCGACCACTACGTCCTGCACGTCGACCTGCCGGGCGCCGACCCGGGCACGATCGACGTCGCCGTCGAGGACCGCACGCTGACGATCCGCGCCAACCGGTCCGGGCGCACGGAGCACGACGTGCAGTGGCTCGCCAAGGAGCGCCCCGCCGGCACGTACGCCCGCCAGCTCACGGTCGGCCGCGGCCTCGCGCTCGACCGCATCAGCGCGACCTACGCCGACGGCGTGCTCACGCTCACGATCCCCGTGGCCGAGGAGGCCAAGCCGCGTCGCATCGAGGTGCAGCACGGCTCCGCCGCGACCTCGATCGAGGCGGCCCCGGCCGGTACCGCCGGCTGA
- a CDS encoding (deoxy)nucleoside triphosphate pyrophosphohydrolase — protein sequence MNDVLVVAAALVDDLDDPRLLLAARRATPASLAGRWEFPGGKVEPGETPELALHREIREELGVRVGLGVELLGPDAGAWRLAEGYVMRVWFAEVLDGVPEPLVEHDELRWLPDGQWLDVPWLDADVPIVEALERFVAAFPSRTGPS from the coding sequence ATGAACGATGTCCTCGTCGTCGCCGCCGCGCTGGTCGACGACCTCGACGACCCCCGTCTCCTGCTCGCCGCACGCCGGGCCACGCCCGCGAGCCTGGCCGGCCGGTGGGAGTTCCCGGGGGGCAAGGTCGAGCCCGGCGAGACGCCGGAGCTCGCGCTGCACCGCGAGATCCGCGAGGAGCTCGGCGTCCGCGTGGGGCTGGGCGTGGAGCTGCTCGGCCCTGACGCCGGGGCGTGGCGCCTGGCCGAGGGGTACGTCATGCGGGTGTGGTTCGCCGAGGTCCTCGACGGCGTGCCCGAGCCGCTCGTCGAGCACGACGAGCTGCGCTGGCTGCCCGACGGCCAGTGGCTCGACGTGCCGTGGCTCGACGCCGACGTGCCGATCGTCGAGGCGCTGGAGCGCTTCGTCGCGGCCTTCCCGTCGCGCACCGGCCCGTCCTGA
- the gcvP gene encoding aminomethyl-transferring glycine dehydrogenase produces MTDLDQRPAAPVTHSPAAAEFADRHIGPRGDETARMLAAVGYDSLDALVDAAVPASIRTDRPLDLPAARSEEQVLADLRALAGRNRVMRQMIGQGYSGTVTPAVIRRNVLESPAWYTAYTPYQPEISQGRLEALLNFQTVVSDLTGLDVANASLLDEATAVAEAVALMWRASRATTGTVVLDSELYAQSLAVTLGRAQAVGLPVVVADLSAGLPEVEGPLVGVVVQQVGASGVLRDLRPVVAAAKERGALVTVAADLLALTLATTPGELGADVAVGSAQRFGVPLFGGGPHAAFMAVRTGLERTLPGRLVGVSVDADGAPAYRLALQTREQHIRREKATSNICTAQALLAIVASMYAVYHGPDGLRQIARRVHGHAAGLADLLRDAGVDVVHADFFDTVRTHVPGRAAAVVAAAAARGVNLWAPDADHVQVACDETTTGQDLLDVLLAFAEAGTTTLPDDDGRFDLGFVEPRPADLPTDLSRTSGYLTHPVFHLHRSETAMLRYLRRLSDKDLALDRTMIPLGSCTMKLNATVEMEPISWPELASIHPYAPADQTQGYAELVEDLQAWLAEITGYAAVSVQPNAGSQGELAGLLAIHAYHRANRAPGAPDRDICLIPASAHGTNAASAALAGLKVVVVATAPDGEVDLADLHAKLEQHGPRVAAIMITYPSTHGVYEEHVREVCDAVHAAGGQVYIDGANLNALVGLARPGEMGGDVSHLNLHKTFCIPHGGGGPGVGPVAVAAHLAPYLPGDPTPGAAADGPVAPVSAAPWGSAGILPISWAYVALMGPDGLKQATETAVLAANYLATRLAPHFPVLYTGPNGLVAHECILDLRPITKETGVTAEDVAKRLMDLGFHAPTLSFPVAGTLMVEPTESEDLAELDRFVEAMVAIRGEIDAVADGTWPLADSPLRNAPHTAASVASDAWDHAYGRERAAFPLPSLRAGKYWPPVRRIDGARGDRNLVCSCPPVEAFADADL; encoded by the coding sequence GTGACCGACCTCGACCAGCGCCCCGCGGCGCCCGTGACGCACTCCCCGGCCGCCGCCGAGTTCGCGGACCGGCACATCGGCCCGCGCGGGGACGAGACGGCCCGCATGCTCGCGGCCGTCGGGTACGACTCCCTCGACGCGCTCGTCGACGCCGCCGTGCCCGCGTCTATCCGCACCGACCGCCCCCTCGACCTGCCCGCGGCCCGGTCCGAGGAGCAGGTGCTCGCCGACCTGCGCGCGCTCGCCGGCCGCAACCGGGTCATGCGGCAGATGATCGGCCAGGGGTACTCCGGCACCGTCACGCCCGCCGTGATCCGCCGCAACGTGCTCGAGTCGCCCGCCTGGTACACGGCCTACACGCCGTACCAGCCGGAGATCTCGCAGGGCCGGCTCGAGGCGCTGCTCAACTTCCAGACCGTCGTCTCCGACCTCACGGGCCTGGACGTGGCGAACGCGTCGCTGCTCGACGAGGCCACCGCCGTCGCCGAGGCCGTCGCGCTCATGTGGCGCGCATCCCGGGCCACCACCGGCACCGTCGTGCTCGACAGCGAGCTGTACGCGCAGTCGCTGGCCGTGACGCTCGGCCGGGCGCAGGCCGTGGGCCTGCCGGTCGTCGTCGCGGACCTGTCCGCCGGGCTGCCCGAGGTCGAGGGGCCCCTCGTCGGGGTCGTCGTGCAGCAGGTCGGCGCGTCCGGCGTGCTGCGCGACCTGCGCCCGGTCGTCGCCGCCGCCAAGGAGCGCGGTGCGCTCGTCACCGTCGCCGCGGACCTGCTGGCCCTCACGCTGGCGACGACGCCCGGCGAGCTCGGCGCCGACGTCGCCGTCGGCTCCGCGCAGCGGTTCGGCGTCCCGCTGTTCGGCGGCGGCCCGCACGCCGCGTTCATGGCCGTCCGCACCGGCCTGGAGCGCACCCTGCCCGGGCGGCTCGTCGGGGTGTCCGTCGACGCCGACGGAGCGCCCGCGTACCGGCTCGCGCTGCAGACCCGCGAGCAGCACATCCGCCGCGAGAAGGCCACCAGCAACATCTGCACCGCGCAGGCGCTGCTCGCGATCGTCGCGTCGATGTACGCCGTCTACCACGGACCCGACGGGCTGCGGCAGATCGCCCGCCGCGTGCACGGTCACGCCGCCGGCCTCGCCGACCTGCTGCGCGACGCCGGCGTCGACGTCGTCCACGCCGACTTCTTCGACACCGTCCGCACGCACGTGCCGGGCCGCGCGGCCGCCGTCGTCGCGGCCGCCGCCGCGCGCGGCGTCAACCTCTGGGCCCCCGACGCCGATCACGTCCAGGTCGCGTGCGACGAGACGACCACGGGCCAGGACCTGCTCGACGTCCTCCTCGCGTTCGCCGAGGCGGGCACCACGACGCTGCCCGACGACGACGGCCGCTTCGACCTCGGCTTCGTCGAGCCCCGCCCGGCCGACCTGCCCACGGACCTCTCCCGGACCAGCGGGTACCTCACCCACCCGGTGTTCCACCTGCACCGCTCCGAGACCGCGATGCTGCGCTACCTGCGCCGGCTGTCCGACAAGGACCTCGCGCTGGACCGCACGATGATCCCGCTCGGGTCCTGCACCATGAAGCTCAACGCGACCGTCGAGATGGAGCCCATCTCCTGGCCCGAGCTCGCGAGCATCCACCCCTACGCGCCCGCCGACCAGACGCAGGGCTACGCCGAGCTCGTCGAGGACCTGCAGGCCTGGCTCGCGGAGATCACCGGCTACGCCGCCGTGTCCGTGCAGCCCAACGCCGGGTCGCAGGGCGAGCTCGCCGGGCTGCTGGCCATCCACGCGTACCACCGGGCCAACCGCGCGCCGGGTGCGCCCGACCGCGACATCTGCCTCATCCCCGCCTCCGCCCACGGCACCAACGCGGCCTCGGCCGCGCTCGCGGGCCTCAAGGTCGTCGTCGTCGCGACGGCCCCGGACGGCGAGGTCGACCTGGCGGACCTGCACGCCAAGCTGGAGCAGCACGGCCCGCGGGTCGCGGCGATCATGATCACGTACCCGTCCACGCACGGTGTCTACGAGGAGCACGTGCGCGAGGTCTGCGACGCCGTGCACGCCGCGGGCGGCCAGGTGTACATCGACGGCGCCAACCTCAACGCGCTCGTCGGGCTCGCGCGCCCCGGCGAGATGGGCGGCGACGTGTCGCACCTCAACCTGCACAAGACGTTCTGCATCCCGCACGGCGGCGGCGGCCCGGGCGTCGGCCCGGTCGCGGTGGCCGCGCACCTCGCGCCCTACCTGCCGGGCGACCCGACGCCGGGGGCCGCGGCGGACGGCCCGGTCGCGCCCGTGTCGGCGGCGCCCTGGGGGTCGGCCGGCATCCTGCCGATCTCGTGGGCGTACGTCGCGCTCATGGGCCCGGACGGGCTGAAGCAGGCCACGGAGACGGCCGTGCTCGCCGCGAACTACCTGGCCACGCGCCTGGCGCCGCACTTCCCCGTGCTCTACACGGGCCCGAACGGCCTGGTCGCGCACGAGTGCATCCTCGACCTGCGCCCGATCACCAAGGAGACGGGCGTGACGGCCGAGGACGTGGCCAAGCGCCTCATGGACCTCGGGTTCCACGCGCCGACGCTGTCGTTCCCGGTGGCGGGCACGCTCATGGTCGAGCCGACGGAGTCGGAGGACCTGGCCGAGCTCGACCGGTTCGTCGAGGCGATGGTCGCGATCCGCGGCGAGATCGACGCGGTCGCGGACGGCACCTGGCCGCTGGCGGACTCGCCGCTGCGGAACGCCCCGCACACGGCCGCGTCGGTGGCCTCCGACGCCTGGGACCACGCCTACGGCCGCGAGCGGGCCGCCTTCCCGCTGCCCTCGCTGCGCGCCGGCAAGTACTGGCCGCCGGTCCGCCGGATCGACGGCGCGCGCGGCGACCGCAACCTCGTCTGCTCGTGCCCGCCCGTCGAGGCGTTCGCGGACGCCGACCTGTGA
- the gcvH gene encoding glycine cleavage system protein GcvH, with protein MTAELPAQLQYTVEHEWVDQASPVTVGITSVAADALGDIVYVELPAVGDTVTAGAVIGEIESTKSVSELYSPVTGTVVEVNDAAVADPSTVNADPYGAGWLLRVEVESTGPLLSAEEYAALNP; from the coding sequence ATGACCGCCGAGCTGCCCGCCCAGCTGCAGTACACCGTCGAGCACGAGTGGGTCGACCAGGCCTCGCCCGTGACCGTCGGCATCACGTCGGTCGCCGCGGACGCCCTGGGCGACATCGTCTACGTCGAGCTGCCCGCCGTCGGGGACACCGTCACCGCGGGCGCCGTGATCGGCGAGATCGAGTCGACCAAGTCCGTCTCCGAGCTCTACTCGCCGGTGACGGGCACCGTCGTCGAGGTCAACGACGCCGCCGTCGCGGACCCCTCGACGGTCAACGCCGACCCGTACGGCGCCGGCTGGCTGCTGCGCGTCGAGGTCGAGTCCACGGGGCCGCTGCTGTCGGCCGAGGAGTACGCCGCGCTGAACCCCTGA
- a CDS encoding LuxR C-terminal-related transcriptional regulator, whose amino-acid sequence MTMLETSTTATESLTRRERVVLAELAEDVTLEEIATRLFVTRNTVKSQVRSVYRKIGVSTRTDAVAWARAHGIR is encoded by the coding sequence ATGACCATGCTGGAGACGAGCACCACCGCCACCGAGTCGCTCACCCGCCGTGAGCGCGTGGTCCTGGCCGAGCTGGCCGAGGACGTCACGCTGGAGGAGATCGCCACGCGACTCTTCGTCACCCGCAACACCGTCAAGTCGCAGGTCCGCAGCGTCTACCGCAAGATCGGCGTCTCCACCCGCACCGACGCCGTCGCGTGGGCCCGCGCCCACGGCATCCGCTGA